The following nucleotide sequence is from Streptomyces bathyalis.
GATGGAGCGTTGACAGCCCGAAGCGCTGAGCGCCCCTGTGAGCGTTCTGGCCCCCCGGTGTGCATATGGGGAGTCGCCGGACGCCAGTTCAGGTCGGCACATGCGGACTCAGGCACCGGCAAACGCCCATTCGCGCCGCCGCCACCGGTACACTGGTGGAGAACCGCTCCGTAGCGGAACATGTCGAACGACGCAGCCGCTCCACTGATCCTGGAGGCGGCCTGTGCTGTGCCAGAAAGGGCGCTTCGTGGCCGATTCCGGCGATCTCAACGAGTACGAGAACAACTCCACTGACACCGGTGCCGCGCTCGTCGACGGTGCGGGCGCGGAGGTCCCCCGGTGGGTCCACCGGTGTCGCCGGTGTCCGCGGTTGCGGAGCCGTCGTACGACGCGAGCGCGATCACGGTTCTCGAGGGCCTGGAGGCGGTGCGCAAGCGCCCCGGCATGTACATCGGGTCGACCGGTGAGCGTGGTCTGCATCACCTGGTCCAGGAGGTCGTGGACAACGCGGTCGATGAGGCCATGGCGGGCCACGCGGACACGATCAAGGTGACGCTGCTCGGTGACGGCGGGGTGCGGGTCGTCGACAACGGCCGCGGGATCCCGGTGGGCATCGTGCCGTCCGAGGGCAAGCCGGCGGTGGAGGTCGTCCTGACCGTGCTGCACGCGGGCGGCAAGTTCGGGGGCGGCGGCTACGCGGTGTCCGGTGGTCTGCACGGCGTCGGCGTCTCCGTGGTGAACGCGCTGTCGCAGCGTCTGGCGGTGGAGATCCAGTGCGACGGCTACCGCTGGACGCAGGACTACAAGCTGGGTGTCCCCACGGCTCCGCTGAAGCGCAACGAGGCCACGGACGAGACGGGTACGACCGTGACGTTCTGGGCGGACCCGGAGGTCTTCGAGAGCACGGAGTACTCGTTCGAGACGCTCTCGCGCCGTTTCCAGGAGATGGCGTTCCTCAACAAGGGCCTGACCATCGAGCTGACGGACGAGCGTCCCGAGCATGTGGACGAGGACGGCAACCAGCTCTCCGTCCGCTACCACTACGAGGGCGGCATCTCCGACTTCGTGCGCTATCTCAACTCCCGCAAGGGCGAGTTGGTGCACCCGACCGTGATCGACGTGGAGGCCGAGGACAAGGAGCGTCTGCTCTCGGTCGAGATTGCGATGCAGTGGAACAACCAGTACAGCGAGGGTGTGTACTCCTTCGCCAATACGATCCACACGCATGAGGGCGGTACGCACGAGGAGGGTTTCCGTGCGGCGCTGACGGGTCTGATCAACCGGTACGCGCGTGACAAGCGTCTGCTGCGCGACAAGGACGACAACCTCACGGGTGAGGACATCAGGGAGGGCTTGACGGCGATCATCTCCGTCAAGCTGGGTGAGCCGCAGTTCGAGGGCCAGACGAAGACGAAGCTGGGCAACACGGAGGCGAAGACCTTCGTCCAGAAGATCACCCACGAGCACCTGAGCGACTGGCTGGACCGCAATCCGAACGAGGCCGCGGACATCATCCGCAAGGGCATCCAGGCGGCGACGGCGCGCGTGGCGGCGCGCAAGGCGCGGGACCTCACCCGCCGCAAGGGCCTGTTGGAGACGGCGTCACTGCCGGGCAAGCTGAGCGACTGCCAGTCGAACGACCCGGCGAAGTGCGAGATCTTCATCGTGGAGGGCGACTCGGCCGGCGGTTCGGCCAAGTCCGGCCGCAACCCGGAGTTCCAGGCGATCCTCCCGATCCGCGGCAAGATCCTCAACGTCGAGAAGGCCCGGATCGACAAGGTGCTGCAGAACGCGGAGGTGCAGGCGCTGATCTCGGCGTTCGGCACCGGCATCCACGAGGACTTCGACATCGCGAGGCTGCGCTACCAGAAGATCATTCTGATGGCCGACGCCGATGTCGACGGCCAGCACATCAACACGCTTCTGCTGACGCTGCTGTTCCGCTTCATGCGTCCGCTGGTCGAGGCGGGGCACGTCTTCCTCTCGCAGCCGCCGCTGTACAAGATCAAGTGGGGTCGCGACGAGCACCAGTACGCCTACTCCGACCGCGAGCGCGACAGCCTCATCCAGCTCGGCCGTGAACAGGGCAAGCGGATCAAGGACGACTCGATCCAGCGGTTCAAGGGTCTGGGCGAGATGAACGCCGAGGAGCTGCGCATCACCACGATGGACTCCGATCACCGGGTGCTGCGCCAGGTGACGCTGGACGATGCCGCGGCTGCGGACGACCTGTTCTCGATCCTCATGGGCGAGGACGTGGAAGCCAGGCGCTCGTTCATTCAGCGCAACGCCAAGGACGTCCGCTTCCTGGACATTTGAGCCTCGACATCTGAGCCGGTCGCCCGCCGTAGCGCCCGCAGGCAGGTATTCCGTCGCGCACCACACACTGAAGGACTTGAGCTGAGCAATGGCCGACGAGATTTCCCCCACCCCTGAGACCCCTGAGGGCGACGGCGTCGAGCCGGTGGTCGCCGGCGACCCCGCTCCGGTGCAGATCGAGGGCGCGGCCTCGCGCGTCGATCCCGTGAGCCTCGAGACCGAGATGCAGCGCTCGTATCTCGACTACGCGATGAGCGTGATCGTCTCTCGTGCGCTGCCGGACATCCGTGACGGTCTGAAGCCGGTGCACAGGCGCGTGCTGTACGCGATGTACGACGGCGGTTACCGGCCGGAGAAGGGCTTCTACAAATGCGCCCGCGTCGTCGGCGACGTGATGGGCACGTACCACCCGCACGGCGACTCCTCGATCTATGACGCGCTCGTGCGCCTCGCCCAGACCTGGTCGATGCGCATGCCGCTGGTGGACTCGAACGGCAACTTCGGTTCGCCGGGCAACGACCCGGCGGCGGCCATGCGGTACACCGAGTGCAAGATGACGCAGCTGTCGATGGAGATGCTGCGGGACATCGACGAGCAGACGGTCGACTTCCAGGACAACTACGACGGTCGCAACCAGGAGCCGACGGTTCTGCCGGCGCGCTTCCCGAACCTGCTGATCAACGGCAGTGCGGGCATCGCGGTCGGCATGGCGACGAACATCCCGCCGCACAACCTTCGTGAGGTCGCCTCCGGCGCTCAGTGGTACCTGGAGCACCCGGACGCCTCCAACGAGGAACTGCTTGATGCGCTCATGGAGCGCATCAAGGGCCCGGACTTCCCGACGGGCGCGCTGATCGTCGGACGCAAGGGCATCGAGGATGCCTACCGCACCGGGCGCGGCTCGATCCCGATGCGCGCGGTGGTGGAGGTCGAGGAGCTGCAGGGCCGCCAGTGCCTGGTGGTCACCGAGCTTCCGTATCAGGTCAATCCGGACAATCTCGCGCTGAAGATCGCCGAGTTGGTGAAGGACGGCCGGGTCGGCGGCATCGCGGACGTGCGGGACGAGACGTCCTCGCGTACGGGCCAGCGGCTGGTGATCGTCCTCAAGCGGGACGCTGTCGCGAAGGTCGTGCTGAACAACCTCTACAAGCACACCGACCTGCAGACGAACTTCGGCGCGAACATGCTGGCCCTGGTGGAGGGCGTGCCGCGCACGCTGTCGCTGGACGCCTTCATCCGGCACTGGGTGACGCACCAGATCGACGTCATCGTCCGCAGGACGCGTTTCCGGCTGCGCAAGGCCGAGGAGCGGGCCCACATTCTGCGCGGTCTGCTGAAGGCGCTCGACGCGATCGACGAGGTCATCGCGCTGATCCGGCGCAGCCAGACCGTCGAGGACGCGCGCGGCGGCCTGATGGGCCTGCTGGAGATCGACGAGATCCAGGCCAACGCGATCCTTGAGATGCAGCTGCGGCGACTGGCCGCCCTGGAGCGTCAGAAGATCACCGCCGAGCACGACGAACTGCAGGCGAAGATCGATGAGTACAAGGCGATCCTGGCCTCGCCCGACCGTCAGCGGCAGATCATCGGTGAGGAACTCACCGCGGTGGTCGAGAAGTTCGGTGACGAGCGCCGCACGACGGTGATCCCCTTCGAGGGTGACATGTCCATCGAGGACCTGATCGCGGAGGAGGACATCGTCGTCACGATCACGCGTGGCGGCTATGTGAAGCGGACGAAGACGGGCGACTACCGGGCGCAGAAGCGCGGCGGCAAGGGCGTGCGGGGCACGAAGCTCAAAGAGGACGACATCGTCGACCACTTCTTCGTCTCGACGACGCACCACTGGCTGCTGTTCTTCACGAACAAGGGCCGTGTCTACCGTGCGAAGGCGTACGAACTGCCCGATGCGGGGCGGGACGCGCGCGGTCAGCACGTCGCGAACCTGCTGGCGTTCCAGCCGGACGAGAAGATCGCGGAGATGATCGCGATCCGGGACTACGAGGCGGTGCCGTATCTGGTGCTGGCCACCAAGTCGGGCCTGGTGAAGAAGACTCCGCTGAAGGACTACGACTCCCCGCGTTCCGGGGGTGTCATCGCGATCAACCTGCGGCAGATGGAGGACGGACGCGACGACGAGCTGATCGGCGCGGAACTGGTCTCTCCCGAGGACGATCTGCTGCTGGTGAGCCGCAAGGCCCAGTCGATCCGCTTCACCGCGACCGACGAGGCGCTGAGGCCCATGGGACGTGCGACTTCTGGTGTGAAGGGCATGAGTTTCCGTGAAGGTGACGAACTGCTCTCGATGAACGTCGTTCGTGCGGGTACGTTCGTTTTCACCGCCACGGACGGCGGGTATGCGAAGCGGACCAATGTCGACGACTACCGCGTGCAAGGCCGCGGCGGTTTGGGCATCAAGGCCGCCAAGATCGTGGAGGACCGCGGTTCGCTGGTCGGAGCGCTGGTGGTGGAGGAGAGCGACGAGATCCTCGCCATCACGCTCGGTGGCGGTGTGATTCGTACACGTGTGAGTGGGGTCAGGGAGACGGGCCGTGACACGATGGGCGTCCAACTGATCAACCTGGGCAAGCGGGACGCGGTGGTCGGTGTTGCTCGTAACGCCGAGGCCGGTCGCGAGGCCGAGGAAGTGGAGGCGGCTGTCGAACCCGGCGGGTTGCTGGGTGAGGAGCCGGCCGCCACGTCGAGCGAGCCGGACGACGAGGAGTAACGCGTGAGTGGTGCTCAGCCGCAGCCCCATGCGCATCAGGAGGCCGAGCCGCGACAGCAGCCGCCGCAGGAGTCGCAGCCCCTGCCTCAGGCGCAGCCGCACCGTCCGCCGCAGGCGTACCCGGCCCCGCCGGTGAATCCGCCGACGGCGGGGACGAACGCGGGCACGGCTGCGGGGCCGGCGGCCGGCGGGCAGCACCACGGTTCGGGCACCGACACGGAGACCGGCACCGCTCTCGGTCTGGGTGGGTCCGCGAGCACCGTTCGCAAGCCCCGCACCGGGGCCCGCACGGTGCCGCGCACCCGCAAGGCGAGGCTGCGCGTGGCCAAGGCCGACCCGTGGTCGGTGATGAAGGTCAGCTTCCTGCTGTCGATAGCGCTGGGCGTGTGCACCATCGTGGCGGTGGCGGTGCTGTGGATGGTGATGAACGCGATGGGCGTCTTCTCCGCCATCTCCGGCACGGTCAGCCAGGCGACGCAGTCCGGCGACGGCGGTTTCGACGTGGAGTCGTTCCTGTCGCTGCCGCGGGTGCTGCTGTTCACGTCGGTGATCGCCGCGATCGACGTGGTGCTGGCCACGGCTCTGGCGACGCTGGGTGCCTTCATCTACAACCTGTCCGCGGGCTTCGTCGGAGGCGTCGAGGTCACGCTCGCCGAGGACGAGTGAGCAGCGGGATCGGGCCTCTGAACGGATTTGGGCACGTGGGTGAAGTGCGCTAACCTTTCGGTGCAGCGAGGGGCTATAGCTCAGATGGTTAGAGCGCATCCCTGATAAGGATGAGGCCACAGGTTCAAGTCCTGTTAGCCCCACAAGCGTTGAAGCCCCCAACCATGAGTGGTCGGGGGCTTTTGACATCTCTGGCTGCCCAGGCGAGCAGTGAGCCGCGCGTGTGCCGGGCGAGCAGGGGGTCGCTGCCGCACGATCCGCCGGAACGTGAGGGTCCGCGGTTCGTGCTCCCCGGCTTCCCGGCGATCCGCAGAGTTTTCCTGACTCCCCGGCGCCTGACCTACACAGGGGAGCGGTCGTCCTGAGCGCGAGTCCGTGAAGGACGCTGATGACGGCCGACGAGGCCAGACGGCGGTTCGCAACCGCGGATATCAGCGAGAGCCCCCGCATCGTGCTCTCTGCGGGCCTGCGCCGACCGCGCCGACGACGGTCCCCCGCGACCAGCGGTTCCGTTTGCGGCTTGACCCGGTGTGCGCGGGGCCGTGCGTGCGAACATGGTTGTTTCAGCGGGTGTTGCCGGTGTCGGGCGGGGGCGGTTGTGCAGGCTCGGGCTGTGTTGCGGTGGCTGGCGGCGGTGGCCGGCTCGACCATGGGTTTCCTCGTCGTGTCGGTTCCCTGGGCTCTGCTGTCCGAGGGCGGTGATGACCCGTGGGACGTGATCGGTCCGGTGGCGGGCGTGGTCGCCGCGGGGGTTCTCGCCGCGCTGGGTTCGTGGGCGTCCCAGGCCGGTGCGTCACCGCCTGGCGGCTCTGCGGTTCGCCGGGTGCGGCAGTCCGCGCGAGGCAGGGGCAGCGTGACGCAGACGGGCGGCGATCACGGTGCGGGTTCCGCGGCCCGGCGACGGCCGGGGCGGGAGGACGTGCGGCAGAAGGCGCGCGGTGGTGGGGACATCGATCAGGTGGGCGGCGACCGCGCCTGAACTGGGGGACCGGCAGCAGTGGAGAGTTCGGGGAAACGCCGCACACGGCAGAGCGCGCACGCGGGACGTGACGTCGTTCAGGGCGCCGGTGACGTGCATGTGCACATCCCGCCAGCGCCGAGGCCGGAGGTGGAGTGGCCGGTGCGGGTGGGGAGGGTTCCGCCGCTTGCCGCCGCCTTCCAGCCACGCACCGCCACCCGGGACTCGGTTGCCCGGGCCCGCGCCGGTGGTGGGGTGGTCCTCTCACAAGTGCTCACGGGGGATGGCGGCGTCGGCAAGAGCCAACTCGCGGCCTCACTCGCACGAGAGGCGCGCGACGAGGAACGACCGGAAGGCCAGGAGCTGGATCTGCTGGTGTGGGTGAACGCCACCGAGCCCGACCAGATCATCGCCGCCTACGCGGAGACCGCCGCGAAGTTGCAGCTTCCGGGCAGCACATCGGAGGACAGCGCCGCTGCGGCGCAGGTGTTCCTGGGATGGCTGGCGTCCACCTCTCGGCGGTGGCTCGTCGTCCTGGACGACATCACTGACCCGGAAGCGGCGAACGCGTGGTGGCCGGACGGCAACCACAACGGCTGGGTCCTGGCCACAACCCGACGCCGTGACGCCCTGCTCAGCGGCCAGGGCCGTCAACTCCTCGACGTGGACCTCTACTCCCCGGAGGAGGCCCGCTCCTATCTGCGCGGCCGCCTCACCGACGCCGGCCACCCCCACCTCTACGACCCGGATGACGCTGACCAACTCGCCGCGGAACTCGGCCATTTGCCCCTCGCACTCGGCCACGCCGCCGCCTACGTGATCAACAAACGGCGCACCGTCGGCGACTACTTGACGCTCTTCCGCGACGCCGGCAACCGGGTGGGCGACCTGCTCCCGCCCACGGCCGACACCGAGGGCTACGGACGCCCCGTCACCACCGCACTCCTGCTCTCCCTCACCGAGGTACAGGCCACCGACACCAGCCGGCTGGCGCGGCCGCTGCTGGAGCTCGTCTCCCTCCTGGACCCCCTTGGCCACCCCGCCGAGCTGTGGACCACACCCCCCGCGATGCGGTACCTGCGCACGGCACGCCCCGGCCACCGCCGCCGTCTG
It contains:
- the gyrA gene encoding DNA gyrase subunit A; amino-acid sequence: MADEISPTPETPEGDGVEPVVAGDPAPVQIEGAASRVDPVSLETEMQRSYLDYAMSVIVSRALPDIRDGLKPVHRRVLYAMYDGGYRPEKGFYKCARVVGDVMGTYHPHGDSSIYDALVRLAQTWSMRMPLVDSNGNFGSPGNDPAAAMRYTECKMTQLSMEMLRDIDEQTVDFQDNYDGRNQEPTVLPARFPNLLINGSAGIAVGMATNIPPHNLREVASGAQWYLEHPDASNEELLDALMERIKGPDFPTGALIVGRKGIEDAYRTGRGSIPMRAVVEVEELQGRQCLVVTELPYQVNPDNLALKIAELVKDGRVGGIADVRDETSSRTGQRLVIVLKRDAVAKVVLNNLYKHTDLQTNFGANMLALVEGVPRTLSLDAFIRHWVTHQIDVIVRRTRFRLRKAEERAHILRGLLKALDAIDEVIALIRRSQTVEDARGGLMGLLEIDEIQANAILEMQLRRLAALERQKITAEHDELQAKIDEYKAILASPDRQRQIIGEELTAVVEKFGDERRTTVIPFEGDMSIEDLIAEEDIVVTITRGGYVKRTKTGDYRAQKRGGKGVRGTKLKEDDIVDHFFVSTTHHWLLFFTNKGRVYRAKAYELPDAGRDARGQHVANLLAFQPDEKIAEMIAIRDYEAVPYLVLATKSGLVKKTPLKDYDSPRSGGVIAINLRQMEDGRDDELIGAELVSPEDDLLLVSRKAQSIRFTATDEALRPMGRATSGVKGMSFREGDELLSMNVVRAGTFVFTATDGGYAKRTNVDDYRVQGRGGLGIKAAKIVEDRGSLVGALVVEESDEILAITLGGGVIRTRVSGVRETGRDTMGVQLINLGKRDAVVGVARNAEAGREAEEVEAAVEPGGLLGEEPAATSSEPDDEE
- a CDS encoding DUF3566 domain-containing protein, encoding MSGAQPQPHAHQEAEPRQQPPQESQPLPQAQPHRPPQAYPAPPVNPPTAGTNAGTAAGPAAGGQHHGSGTDTETGTALGLGGSASTVRKPRTGARTVPRTRKARLRVAKADPWSVMKVSFLLSIALGVCTIVAVAVLWMVMNAMGVFSAISGTVSQATQSGDGGFDVESFLSLPRVLLFTSVIAAIDVVLATALATLGAFIYNLSAGFVGGVEVTLAEDE